One part of the Glycine soja cultivar W05 chromosome 11, ASM419377v2, whole genome shotgun sequence genome encodes these proteins:
- the LOC114373498 gene encoding BEL1-like homeodomain protein 4, whose translation MSQDFQQGIFSFPNGLERGRLVSPQQQIRRDKVRFEAAAPLVGIEEEEPVYETAGMLSEMFNFPPATELLEQQHATATFRAARQAGEWYGNRQQQQQISGINADSAAAMQLFLMNPQTRSPSPPQTHATPSSTLHMLLPNPSSNSSLQGFTGSAAGGSFGQFTWVPESAHQQGGVVEGQGLSLSLSSSLEAAKAEELRMGDSGFLYYNHQQGGGGGGGSSSSSAVQFQYKNNNNNHHQALHLQGAMGHDNNHQGHVGFGSSSLGVVNVLRNSKYAKAAQELLEEFCSVGRGQFKKSKFNRQNSNPNSNAGGGASPSSKDAPPPPPLSAADRIEHQRRKVKLLSMLDEVDRRYNHYCEQMQMVVNSFDLMMGFGAAVPYTALAQKAMSRHFRCLKEAITAQLKQSCEVLGEKDGAGNSGGLTKGETPRLKMLEQSLRQQRAFHQMGMMEQEAWRPQRGLPERSVNILRAWLFEHFLHPYPSDADKHLLARQTGLSRNQVSNWFINARVRLWKPMVEEMYQQELKEAESAEDRENNNSNISGNQAQTPTTPSAATTSTATAPPPPPPTTTATKPTGKRSDAINAPDSDPSQHVAMNNRQGFSENQAKKSTASTTATTTTAAASEVAPPVSQCFDSDLPPHRLMASNDNTCRLVTADFGTASASADIGSTLIRFGTTPGDVSLTLGLRHAGNMPSEKTPFSVREFGAI comes from the exons ATGTCCCAAGATTTTCAACAAGGAATCTTCAGCTTCCCGAATGGGTTGGAGAGAGGAAGGCTAGTGAGTCCGCAGCAACAGATCCGGAGGGACAAAGTAAGGTTCGAGGCGGCGGCGCCATTGGTAGGGATAGAGGAGGAGGAACCGGTGTACGAGACCGCCGGGATGTTGTCGGAGATGTTTAATTTTCCGCCCGCGACGGAATTGTTGGAGCAGCAGCACGCGACGGCGACGTTCCGGGCGGCGAGGCAAGCCGGAGAGTGGTACGGAAACAGACAGCAACAGCAACAGATTTCAGGCATTAATGCTGACTCAGCAGCAGCCATGCAACTTTTTCTGATGAACCCTCAAACGAggtctccttctcctcctcaaaCCCACGCCACTCCTTCGTCAACGCTTCACATGCTGCTTCCAAATccttcttcaaattcttccctCCAAGGATTTACTGGTTCGGCCGCGGGAGGGTCTTTTGGTCAATTCACATGGGTTCCTGAGAGTGCTCATCAACAAGGAGGCGTGGTGGAAGGGCAAGGTCTTTCGTTATCGTTGTCTTCTTCGCTGGAAGCAGCAAAAGCCGAGGAACTGAGGATGGGGGATAGTGGTTTTCTATATTACAATCATCAACAAGGTGGAGGTGGAGGAGgtggttcttcttcttcttccgcgGTTCAGTTTCAGTACaagaataataacaataaccatCACCAAGCATTGCATTTGCAAGGGGCGATGGGACACGACAACAACCACCAGGGACATGTTGGGTTTGGGTCATCCTCGTTAGGTGTAGTTAATGTTCTAAGAAATTCAAAGTATGCGAAGGCTGCACAAGAGTTGCTGGAAGAGTTTTGCAGTGTAGGGAGGGGTCAGTTTAAGAAGAGCAAGTTCAATAGGCAGAATTCAAACCCTAATTCAAATGCCGGTGGTGGTGCTTCGCCTTCATCAAAAGatgctcctcctcctcctcctttgtCAGCCGCTGATAGGATTGAGCATCAGAGAAGGAAGGTCAAACTACTATCAATGCTTGACGAG GTGGACAGGAGATACAACCATTACTGCGAGCAAATGCAGATGGTAGTGAACTCATTTGACCTGATGATGGGTTTTGGGGCGGCAGTGCCGTACACAGCACTAGCGCAGAAAGCAATGTCTCGGCATTTCCGGTGTCTGAAGGAGGCGATAACAGCGCAGCTGAAGCAAAGTTGTGAGGTACTAGGAGAGAAAGATGGAGCGGGGAACTCAGGAGGTTTGACCAAGGGTGAGACCCCAAGGCTTAAGATGTTAGAACAAAGCCTAAGACAGCAGAGAGCCTTCCACCAGATGGGCATGATGGAACAAGAAGCTTGGAGACCCCAGAGAGGCTTGCCTGAACGTTCTGTCAACATTTTGAGAGCCTGGCTTTTCGAGCATTTTCTCCACCC GTATCCAAGCGATGCAGATAAGCATCTGTTGGCACGACAGACTGGCCTATCGCGAAATCAG GTATCAAACTGGTTCATTAATGCCAGGGTTCGGTTGTGGaaacccatggtggaagaaatgTACCAACAAGAACTTAAAGAAGCAGAGAGTGCAGAAGACAGAgaaaacaacaacagcaacattAGTGGCAACCAAGCACAAACTCCAACCACACCATCAGCGGCCACAACATCAACAGCAAcagcgccaccaccaccaccaccaacgaCAACAGCAACAAAACCGACAGGCAAAAGATCCGATGCCATCAATGCCCCCGATAGCGACCCTTCACAGCATGTTGCAATGAATAATAGACAAGGCTTCTCGGAAAACCAAGCAAAGAAGTCCACCGCATccaccaccgccaccaccaccaccgccgccGCCTCTGAGGTGGCGCCACCCGTGTCTCAGTGCTTCGACTCAGACCTGCCCCCACACAGATTAATGGCCTCTAATGACAACACGTGTCGCTTGGTCACAGCAGATTTTGGGACCGCATCTGCAAGTGCTGACATTGGATCCACACTCATTAGGTTTGGGACCACACCCGGTGACGTGTCACTCACCCTAGGGCTTCGCCACGCCGGGAACATGCCCTCTGAGAAAACTCCTTTCTCTGTTAGAGAATTTGGAGCCATTTAa
- the LOC114374465 gene encoding cytochrome P450 71D8-like: MEHSQLSIVITFFVFLLLLRLVKNHKPKSSHKLPPGPWKLPIIGNLHQVALAASLPHHALQKLARKYGPLMHLQLGEISTLVVSSPKMAMEIMKTHDLAFVQRPQLLAPQYMAYGATDIAFAPYGEYWRQMRKICTLELLSAKRVQSFSHIRQDENRKLIQSIQSSAGSPIDLSSKLFSLLGTTVSRAAFGNKNDDQDEFMSLVRKAVAMTGGFELDDMFPSLKPLHLLTGQKAKVEEIHKRADRILEDILRKHVEKRTRAKEEGNNSEAQQEDLVDVLLRIQQSGSLEVQMTTGHVKAVIWDIFAAGTDTSASTLEWAMAEMMKNPRVREKAQAVIRQAFKGKETIRETDLEELSYLKSVIKETLRLHPPSQLIPRECIKSTNIDGYEIPIKSKVMINTWAIGRDPQYWSDAERFIPERFDGSYIDFKGNSYEYIPFGAGRRMCPGMTFGLASITLPLALLLYHFNWELPNKMKPEDLDMNEHFGMTVGRKNKLCLIPTVYQAT, translated from the exons ATGGAACATTCTCAACTGTCCATTGTCATTaccttctttgttttcttgctcTTGCTTAGGCTAGTTAAAAATCACAAGCCAAAATCGAGTCACAAGTTGCCCCCTGGTCCATGGAAGTTACCTATCATTGGTAACCTTCATCAGGTAGCACTAGCAGCTTCACTTCCACATCATGCTCTCCAAAAACTTGCCCGTAAATATGGACCTCTCATGCACCTCCAACTTGGTGAAATTTCAACACTGGTTGTGTCCTCCCCCAAGATGGCCATGGAGATAATGAAAACACATGATCTTGCTTTTGTTCAGAGGCCCCAACTTCTGGCTCCTCAATATATGGCATATGGGGCAACAGATATTGCTTTTGCTCCATACGGTGAATATTGGaggcaaatgagaaaaatatgtACGTTGGAGCTTCTAAGTGCCAAGAGGGTCCAATCTTTCTCTCATATCAGACAAGATGAGAACAGAAAACTCATACAATCAATTCAATCATCTGCAGGCTCACCAATCGATCTTAGTAGCAAACTTTTCTCGTTGTTGGGCACCACTGTTTCTAGGGCAGCGTTTGGAAACAAAAATGATGACCAAGATGAGTTTATGTCTTTGGTCAGAAAAGCTGTAGCAATGACAGGAGGATTTGAACTGGATGATATGTTTCCTTCATTGAAGCCGTTACACTTACTAACTGGGCAGAAAGCCAAAGTGGAGGAAATTCACAAGCGGGCAGACAGAATCCTGGAAGACATTCTGAGAAAGCATGTTGAAAAACGAACAAGAGCAAAAGAAGAAGGCAACAACAGTGAAGCACAGCAAGAAGATCTTGTTGATGTTCTTTTGAGAATCCAACAAAGTGGGAGCCTCGAGGTCCAAATGACAACCGGACACGTCAAAGCTGTCATATGG GACATATTTGCTGCTGGAACTGATACCTCAGCATCAACGTTGGAGTGGGCAATGGCAGAAATGATGAAAAATCCAAGAGTGAGGGAAAAGGCACAAGCTGTAATAAGACAAGCATTCAAAGGAAAGGAAACAATACGTGAAACTGATCTAGAAGAACTTAGTTACCTAAAGTCAGTGATCAAAGAAACGTTAAGGTTACACCCTCCTTCTCAGTTGATCCCTAGAGAATGCATCAAATCAACCAACATTGATGGGTACGAAATACCAATAAAGAGTAAAGTCATGATAAACACATGGGCAATTGGAAGAGATCCCCAATATTGGAGTGATGCTGAGAGGTTTATCCCAGAGAGATTCGATGGTAGTTATATCGATTTCAAAGGGAATAGCTATGAGTATATACCTTTTGGGGCAGGAAGGAGAATGTGTCCAGGCATGACATTTGGTTTGGCTAGCATTACGCTTCCATTGGCTTTATTACTCTATCACTTTAATTGGGAACTCCCAAATAAGATGAAACCTGAAGATTTGGATATGAATGAACACTTTGGAATGACAGTTGGCAGGAAAAACAAATTGTGTTTGATTCCCACCGTTTACCAAGCTACAtga
- the LOC114377069 gene encoding protein DA1-related 1-like isoform X1, with product MGWFTKLLKGSDHKILRGQYHGKYGEDRIWDNHHSSMDDLTDIEKEDIDRAIALSLSEEDHKGKKVVDYDSQSEDEELCKIDDDEEDEHLVKVHLDEDERLAKIQQEEEERLAKIQQEDEHLAKIQQEEEERLAKIQQEDECLAKIQQEDERLAKAQLEEDEQLARAIQESLKIGSPPQYDNGSSILSFPHLFPPGYRICAGCKTEIGQGRFLSCMGGVWHPECFCCHACHLPITDYEFSMSSNRPYHKSCYREKHHPRCDVCKNFIPTNSSGLIEYRAHPFWLQKYCPSHELDGTSRCCSCERMEPRDTKYLLLDDGRKLCLECLDSSIMDTHECQPLYLEIQEFYEGLNMKLEQQIPMLLVERQALNEAMEGEKNGHHHLPETRGLCLSEEQTVTTISRRPRIAAGYRAIDMITEPYRLIRCCEVTAILVLYGLPRLLTGSILAHEMMHAWLRLKGYPNLSPEVEEGICQVLAHMWLESELYSGFGNDGASSSTSSLSSSSPSSSSVSTKKGKRSDFEKKLGDFFKHQIESDTSSAYGDGFRLGNQAMVKYGLKRTLDHIHMTGSFPY from the exons ATGGGTTGGTTTACCAAGTTGCTTAAGGGCTCTGATCATAAAATTTTACGAGGACAATACCATGGCAAATATGGAGAGGACAGAATTTGGGATAATCATCATAGTTCAATG GATGATTTGACTGATATTGAGAAAGAAGACATTGACCGTGCAATTGCACTTTCTCTGTCAGAGGAGGATCATAAAGGGAAAAAAGTTGTTG ATTATGACTCTCAATCTGAAGATGAGGAACTTTGTAAAATTGATGATGATGAGGAGGATGAACATCTTGTTAAAGTTCATCTAGATGAAGATGAACGTCTTGCTAAAATtcagcaagaagaagaagaacgtcTTGCTAAAATTCAACAAGAAGATGAGCATCTTGCTAAAAttcaacaagaagaagaagaacgtcTTGCTAAAATTCAACAAGAAGATGAATGTCTTGCTAAAATTCAACAAGAGGATGAACGTCTTGCTAAAGCTCAACTTGAGGAAGACGAGCAACTTGCTAGGGCAATTCAAGAAAGCTTGAAAATTGGTTCTCCTCCTCAATATGACAATGGTTCTTCAATTCTATCTTTTCCTCACCTTTTCCCCCCTGGATACAG AATCTGTGCTGGATGCAAGACTGAGATTGGCCAAGGAAGATTTTTAAGTTGCATGGGAGGTGTCTGGCATCCAGAATGCTTCTGCTGCCATGCATGCCATCTTCCAATCACTGATTATGAG TTTTCCATGTCTAGCAATCGCCCTTACCATAAATCATGCTATAGGGAGAAGCATCACCCAAGATGTGATGTTTGCAAGAACTTT ATCCCAACTAATTCATCTGGCCTCATTGAGTATAGAGCTCATCCTTTCTGGCTACAAAAATACTGCCCATCACATGAGCTTGATGGCACTTCTCGTTGTTGTAGTTGCGAAAGAATGGAG CCAAGGGATACAAAATATCTTTTGCTTGATGATGGTCGAAAGCTATGTTTAGAGTGTCTAGACTCATCAATTATGGATACTCATGAATGCCAACCTCTTTACCTTGAAATACAAGAATTTTATGAaggtttaaatatgaaattggAGCAACAAATTCCTATGCTCTTGGTTGAGAGACAAGCGCTGAATGAGGCTATGGAGGGAGAAAAGAAT GGTCATCACCACTTACCCGAAACTAGAGGACTATGCTTGTCAGAAGAGCAAACTGTCACCACT ATTTCAAGGAGGCCAAGGATTGCAGCAGGCTACCGAGCCATAGACATGATAACTGAACCTTATAGGCTGATCCGTTGTTGTGAAGTGACAGccattcttgttttgtatggCCTTCCTAG gTTGTTAACAGGATCAATCCTAGCTCATGAGATGATGCATGCATGGCTTAGGCTTAAAG GTTATCCTAACCTCAGTCCAGAAGTTGAAGAAGGAATCTGCCAAGTTTTGGCTCATATGTGGTTAGAATCAGAGCTCTATTCTGGATTTGGGAATGATGGTGCATCATCCTCAACATCATCTTTGTCTTCGTCATCACCTTCCTCCTCTTCTGTCTCAACAAAGAAGGGTAAACGGTCCGACTTTGAGAAGAAACttggtgatttttttaaacaccAGATTGAGTCAGATACCTCCTCAGCTTATGGAGATGGATTCAGATTGGGTAACCAAGCAATGGTCAAGTATGGGCTTAAAAGGACCCTTGACCATATCCATATGACAGGAAGTTTTccatattaa
- the LOC114377069 gene encoding protein DA1-related 1-like isoform X3 → MGWFTKLLKGSDHKILRGQYHGKYGEDRIWDNHHSSMDDLTDIEKEDIDRAIALSLSEEDHKGKKVVDYDSQSEDEELCKIDDDEEDEHLVKVHLDEDERLAKIQQEEEERLAKIQQEDEHLAKIQQEEEERLAKIQQEDECLAKIQQEDERLAKAQLEEDEQLARAIQESLKIGSPPQYDNGSSILSFPHLFPPGYRICAGCKTEIGQGRFLSCMGGVWHPECFCCHACHLPITDYEIPTNSSGLIEYRAHPFWLQKYCPSHELDGTSRCCSCERMEPRDTKYLLLDDGRKLCLECLDSSIMDTHECQPLYLEIQEFYEGLNMKLEQQIPMLLVERQALNEAMEGEKNGHHHLPETRGLCLSEEQTVTTISRRPRIAAGYRAIDMITEPYRLIRCCEVTAILVLYGLPRLLTGSILAHEMMHAWLRLKGYPNLSPEVEEGICQVLAHMWLESELYSGFGNDGASSSTSSLSSSSPSSSSVSTKKGKRSDFEKKLGDFFKHQIESDTSSAYGDGFRLGNQAMVKYGLKRTLDHIHMTGSFPY, encoded by the exons ATGGGTTGGTTTACCAAGTTGCTTAAGGGCTCTGATCATAAAATTTTACGAGGACAATACCATGGCAAATATGGAGAGGACAGAATTTGGGATAATCATCATAGTTCAATG GATGATTTGACTGATATTGAGAAAGAAGACATTGACCGTGCAATTGCACTTTCTCTGTCAGAGGAGGATCATAAAGGGAAAAAAGTTGTTG ATTATGACTCTCAATCTGAAGATGAGGAACTTTGTAAAATTGATGATGATGAGGAGGATGAACATCTTGTTAAAGTTCATCTAGATGAAGATGAACGTCTTGCTAAAATtcagcaagaagaagaagaacgtcTTGCTAAAATTCAACAAGAAGATGAGCATCTTGCTAAAAttcaacaagaagaagaagaacgtcTTGCTAAAATTCAACAAGAAGATGAATGTCTTGCTAAAATTCAACAAGAGGATGAACGTCTTGCTAAAGCTCAACTTGAGGAAGACGAGCAACTTGCTAGGGCAATTCAAGAAAGCTTGAAAATTGGTTCTCCTCCTCAATATGACAATGGTTCTTCAATTCTATCTTTTCCTCACCTTTTCCCCCCTGGATACAG AATCTGTGCTGGATGCAAGACTGAGATTGGCCAAGGAAGATTTTTAAGTTGCATGGGAGGTGTCTGGCATCCAGAATGCTTCTGCTGCCATGCATGCCATCTTCCAATCACTGATTATGAG ATCCCAACTAATTCATCTGGCCTCATTGAGTATAGAGCTCATCCTTTCTGGCTACAAAAATACTGCCCATCACATGAGCTTGATGGCACTTCTCGTTGTTGTAGTTGCGAAAGAATGGAG CCAAGGGATACAAAATATCTTTTGCTTGATGATGGTCGAAAGCTATGTTTAGAGTGTCTAGACTCATCAATTATGGATACTCATGAATGCCAACCTCTTTACCTTGAAATACAAGAATTTTATGAaggtttaaatatgaaattggAGCAACAAATTCCTATGCTCTTGGTTGAGAGACAAGCGCTGAATGAGGCTATGGAGGGAGAAAAGAAT GGTCATCACCACTTACCCGAAACTAGAGGACTATGCTTGTCAGAAGAGCAAACTGTCACCACT ATTTCAAGGAGGCCAAGGATTGCAGCAGGCTACCGAGCCATAGACATGATAACTGAACCTTATAGGCTGATCCGTTGTTGTGAAGTGACAGccattcttgttttgtatggCCTTCCTAG gTTGTTAACAGGATCAATCCTAGCTCATGAGATGATGCATGCATGGCTTAGGCTTAAAG GTTATCCTAACCTCAGTCCAGAAGTTGAAGAAGGAATCTGCCAAGTTTTGGCTCATATGTGGTTAGAATCAGAGCTCTATTCTGGATTTGGGAATGATGGTGCATCATCCTCAACATCATCTTTGTCTTCGTCATCACCTTCCTCCTCTTCTGTCTCAACAAAGAAGGGTAAACGGTCCGACTTTGAGAAGAAACttggtgatttttttaaacaccAGATTGAGTCAGATACCTCCTCAGCTTATGGAGATGGATTCAGATTGGGTAACCAAGCAATGGTCAAGTATGGGCTTAAAAGGACCCTTGACCATATCCATATGACAGGAAGTTTTccatattaa
- the LOC114377069 gene encoding protein DA1-related 1-like isoform X2 has translation MGWFTKLLKGSDHKILRGQYHGKYGEDRIWDNHHSSMDDLTDIEKEDIDRAIALSLSEEDHKGKKVVDEELCKIDDDEEDEHLVKVHLDEDERLAKIQQEEEERLAKIQQEDEHLAKIQQEEEERLAKIQQEDECLAKIQQEDERLAKAQLEEDEQLARAIQESLKIGSPPQYDNGSSILSFPHLFPPGYRICAGCKTEIGQGRFLSCMGGVWHPECFCCHACHLPITDYEFSMSSNRPYHKSCYREKHHPRCDVCKNFIPTNSSGLIEYRAHPFWLQKYCPSHELDGTSRCCSCERMEPRDTKYLLLDDGRKLCLECLDSSIMDTHECQPLYLEIQEFYEGLNMKLEQQIPMLLVERQALNEAMEGEKNGHHHLPETRGLCLSEEQTVTTISRRPRIAAGYRAIDMITEPYRLIRCCEVTAILVLYGLPRLLTGSILAHEMMHAWLRLKGYPNLSPEVEEGICQVLAHMWLESELYSGFGNDGASSSTSSLSSSSPSSSSVSTKKGKRSDFEKKLGDFFKHQIESDTSSAYGDGFRLGNQAMVKYGLKRTLDHIHMTGSFPY, from the exons ATGGGTTGGTTTACCAAGTTGCTTAAGGGCTCTGATCATAAAATTTTACGAGGACAATACCATGGCAAATATGGAGAGGACAGAATTTGGGATAATCATCATAGTTCAATG GATGATTTGACTGATATTGAGAAAGAAGACATTGACCGTGCAATTGCACTTTCTCTGTCAGAGGAGGATCATAAAGGGAAAAAAGTTGTTG ATGAGGAACTTTGTAAAATTGATGATGATGAGGAGGATGAACATCTTGTTAAAGTTCATCTAGATGAAGATGAACGTCTTGCTAAAATtcagcaagaagaagaagaacgtcTTGCTAAAATTCAACAAGAAGATGAGCATCTTGCTAAAAttcaacaagaagaagaagaacgtcTTGCTAAAATTCAACAAGAAGATGAATGTCTTGCTAAAATTCAACAAGAGGATGAACGTCTTGCTAAAGCTCAACTTGAGGAAGACGAGCAACTTGCTAGGGCAATTCAAGAAAGCTTGAAAATTGGTTCTCCTCCTCAATATGACAATGGTTCTTCAATTCTATCTTTTCCTCACCTTTTCCCCCCTGGATACAG AATCTGTGCTGGATGCAAGACTGAGATTGGCCAAGGAAGATTTTTAAGTTGCATGGGAGGTGTCTGGCATCCAGAATGCTTCTGCTGCCATGCATGCCATCTTCCAATCACTGATTATGAG TTTTCCATGTCTAGCAATCGCCCTTACCATAAATCATGCTATAGGGAGAAGCATCACCCAAGATGTGATGTTTGCAAGAACTTT ATCCCAACTAATTCATCTGGCCTCATTGAGTATAGAGCTCATCCTTTCTGGCTACAAAAATACTGCCCATCACATGAGCTTGATGGCACTTCTCGTTGTTGTAGTTGCGAAAGAATGGAG CCAAGGGATACAAAATATCTTTTGCTTGATGATGGTCGAAAGCTATGTTTAGAGTGTCTAGACTCATCAATTATGGATACTCATGAATGCCAACCTCTTTACCTTGAAATACAAGAATTTTATGAaggtttaaatatgaaattggAGCAACAAATTCCTATGCTCTTGGTTGAGAGACAAGCGCTGAATGAGGCTATGGAGGGAGAAAAGAAT GGTCATCACCACTTACCCGAAACTAGAGGACTATGCTTGTCAGAAGAGCAAACTGTCACCACT ATTTCAAGGAGGCCAAGGATTGCAGCAGGCTACCGAGCCATAGACATGATAACTGAACCTTATAGGCTGATCCGTTGTTGTGAAGTGACAGccattcttgttttgtatggCCTTCCTAG gTTGTTAACAGGATCAATCCTAGCTCATGAGATGATGCATGCATGGCTTAGGCTTAAAG GTTATCCTAACCTCAGTCCAGAAGTTGAAGAAGGAATCTGCCAAGTTTTGGCTCATATGTGGTTAGAATCAGAGCTCTATTCTGGATTTGGGAATGATGGTGCATCATCCTCAACATCATCTTTGTCTTCGTCATCACCTTCCTCCTCTTCTGTCTCAACAAAGAAGGGTAAACGGTCCGACTTTGAGAAGAAACttggtgatttttttaaacaccAGATTGAGTCAGATACCTCCTCAGCTTATGGAGATGGATTCAGATTGGGTAACCAAGCAATGGTCAAGTATGGGCTTAAAAGGACCCTTGACCATATCCATATGACAGGAAGTTTTccatattaa